Sequence from the Phragmites australis chromosome 6, lpPhrAust1.1, whole genome shotgun sequence genome:
TGCTGGATCGGAGTcgggctgtgttggactgttgGTTCGTCTTTTCTAGACAGCTCAACTGTTAAtctgatttttaaaaaattaaaaaatcggTTTATaagaaaatgaattaaaaagtGAGAAGCTAATTGGGAAGAGCTAATTGGGAAGAATTCTTCTAATTTTTATAtgctgagaaactaaaaatttatcaaattattaataataaaaGTTAATATTCAAAagtcagaaaaaaaattcaaacccaAAAACGTCAGTTCAACCAACCACGCTCTCGGATAGGCCCGCAGGTAGGTGGCCTCGTTGTGATGGGCCCGCACGGGAGTCAGACAGAGACTTCTGCCTTGTTCGGCCCATCTGGGTTGTCAGCtggaatttttaaaataaaagattgcaaatatatatatatatatatattcgtttaaaaaaaataaaaatctataCTCTGTAAGGAgataggtttaaaaataaaaaatattgagtTACGTTgatatcaaaatttaaaatactatcaaaaatagtcatgaaaataTTATATAGTATAGAGAATGctataatttatcttaaaaaaattagattttttactatttcgataatatttaaattttaaaaatattagaatgaattttttatttttaaatctatCACCTTCAACGGCCAAAATGAGGTTAGatttgtaattatttttaaaacagacatatatatttataatttatatttaaaaatataaaaataaaaagctctGTAGCCCGCAGTCCAACAGGAGAgctccaagcctccaaatcAAATGCTCTTTGAATTTGGGCCGAATATGGAGCTGAAAAGGGCTGAAACAGCACCACACTTAGGCTAACTCCAACTTAGTCGGCTTCCGCATCATAAAATACTGTGCCAACGCATTTTCCTTGCTTTTGCCGATCGCGAGCGGCAAACGAGTGCTCCAACAGCGTCGGTTTCTAGCTCTACAGGAATGCCGACGGAAATCGACGACCGAAAATCTACGGAAGGATACGGGAGGCCGAATTACTGTTCACAGCGTATGCATGTAGGTTCGAGGGGAGGAGTAGAGTAATAGAAGGGAGAAaataaggtagctgttggagataaaaaaaaataggggatactgtaatagtgttaggagatactgtaatagtattatagagtataaatttttaagtatctgttGAAGATAGTCTTAGAACTGACTCCGAAACTACTACTTTAAAAAACGACCATcctaaaaaaaagtaaaaaaacgACCAAACACTTTGGGCGAGAAAAAATTAGCTCATTTGACGTGGGAAATGGGCTGCATGACTGAAGCACCGGATTTGGGGGCCTCTACTTCTCATCCAACacgtttgcaaaaaaaaaaaaaaaaaaaaaaaaaccctcatcCAACACACATCTGCGCCAGCAGGTTATCGGTGTAAAATGTGAAACCGCATGAGCTTATGTATATACGATTTATCTcagttatttattttttcacacTATACTAATTTAtcttttaattctttttatttatgttatgattttttcacctataattttttaatacgAATCTGAAGACAAATAAATGatcttaataaaaaaaattctcatcatACAGCAGGGGGCCTCGTGCGCCGCGTGAGCTAGCGAGCCACAGCCACACACTTGGGAGTTGGGAGACAGATTAACCAACCAGTTAATCAATTCCGGGGTGTCACCTCCGATCGACGTGGCGAGATGGACAATGAACCGATCAGTTAATTAATCAAGTAGGCGTGCATGTAAATTGGTGATTAAATTATTCGTTGCCGCGCCAGATTTCGATCGTCAGGGACGGGGAGGGCCCATGCACGATATGCATGATGTGTACGTGTAGCCTACCTTGCGTCTGCATGCATGCGTTTCCCGGTGAACGGAGAGGTAACTTGCGGCGAGTGCTACCGTGCTGGGTAGCTTGGTAGAAATAACGTGACACCCGTTTAACTCGTGCTCGAAAGCAGGATGCATATGTTGTAGATGCATGGAGAAATTGACCTTAGTTACTACTCCCTCTaattataaatacatgtaaAATTATTTAATCAAATTCTTAAAACTTTCACTAacaatagttttaaatatatttagtttaaaatttatttatcttaaaaaaaaatactttcataatattataaattgaataaatttataaatatatactcAATGATGGTATTGAGCTCAAGGAGCACTTATATATAGAGAGTACATGATAGACGCACCAGGAGAGCCCTAGATTAGAAGATTACACTAATACCTTTGATACCCCTTCACGTACAACGTGAAAGCAATAACGGTgtatttgaagaaaaaatggtACATTCAAGTACGATATTGAAGATGTCATCGAAACGTGCAACTCTTAAACAATGTCTATGTAAAACAACCTCCTTCACAAAGGGTGCTGCCTTCACAACCCGTACTTCAACAAATAtctttaatataaatatttctTTGGAGACTTTGAATACGATGAATAGTAAGATGTGTCAAATCAAGCTAAAGGGAGAATAGAGAAATCACTGTTGTAAGAAGACACGTAGTGAGACAATATCGTGatgatgacaaagaggatcatTGGTCATGATATGTAGCAAGATAGCTAAACTAAGAAGGTAAGATCGCATCAATGATAACTATTATAGAAATAGCCAAATCCACATGACTCGGCTAATCACAAAACGAAACAAGAAATTGACTGACCGACATAATTTGTGGACTTATATGGTTAAAACGAACTAAAGCAGTATATGTGTGGATTTGAATGAGCGGACAACGTGAAAAACATTGGAAATGGACTCAGTATTTAAAGGCCTGTTTAATTGCTCCCCTGACCGGAGCTGGCTGGCCTGGCCAGGCAGCACCTCAGGCGTCCGATTTCAGACGCCTGCAGCTGGCGTTGCTGCCTGCTGTCGAAGCTGCCTGGCAAGcggcaaccaaacacgcccttagAGCATATCCAACCGAGCCCTCTTTCCACCCCCTATCATATATTTGagggaaaaataatgaaaatcGGTCTCCAACCGACCCCTATCCGGCCCCCTTTCTTTGAGGAGccctcaaatctcctccctcacccctACATCTAGGGGCTTCTCATCCGGCCCCTCACCCGCGCCGCCGCATTGCCCCGCACCTACCCGCCCGCGCTTCCCCGCACCCGCTCGCCCGCCCACACTGCGTCGTCGCCCCCTCACCCGCCCGCCCGTGCCGTGGAGgcgtggagagagggagctcgaggagagggaggtcggggagagagaaggagcggGGATAGAGAGGGAGCTCTGGCTGGCGTCAGGAGAGAGGCTCtgtagagagagggagagaggggagagagaggacagaggggggagagagttaccagatattaataaaatagaggtaaTTCAaatatagggggtcaaatatgagggggTGGTTGGAACGCGCTGAGAAGTAGGGGATGAAATCTGGATGAGGAGCCCCTAAATAAGAGGAATAGAGGATCAAATATGAAtagtcggttggagatgctcttataGCATAGCAGCAACATGATAGATGATATAGCCCCAACACTAGCGGCATCAAGTTGCACAGCTGTAGATACAAACTAGCAGGAAAACAGACGGAGGACTAGGTGATGACGGGCCACGACGAAGACGAAGCAGAAGGCGGCGGATCCGCCGTGGAGTGACTCTGAGACGAGCGACGGGTGGATGGCGACGAAGGACGGCCGCGACGGCGACCGAATTCGATCGGTCTCCGCGATGGGCCGAAGATGAGCTGAGCGGCGGCGGATCCACCGACAATCCTCCGCGATATGCGATGGGCCGCGACGAAAGGAGAAGCCGTGATGTGTGGGCTCCTCTCTCCGCGACAGGGTGACGATGGGCGGCGGTGGAGACTGGATCCGCGACGGGCGGGCTCTTGCAGATCCATCGATGGGGTGACAATGGGCGGCAGTGCAGACTGGATCCGCAAAGGGCGGGCTCCTGCAGATCCACCAACGGGGTGAATCTGCGACCGGGCAACGCGACGATGCGGATGACGATGAACCGCGATGGGCAGTCGAAACGGATGGCTCAGAGGATCTCCGCGACAGGCGGAATCTGGCCATCTAGGTCTGGATGTAGATGACGACGGCCTAGTGCTGACGTGCTGCTGAAGAAGAGGGATGACATCTTGTTGCTGCTGGGGGAAGCACATCGGAGTACGGACCGGCAACGTGCCACGATTTGAGGACGGAGCGGCGCCGGGCCGCGACGTGCTTCCTAGACGGGCGGACGGCTGGTTCCTCCTGCAGCGATAGCCGACGGAGCAGAAGAACCGCGACGTGCGGATCCAGCGACGGCGGGTGGCCGCGACGGCGTCCGGATGAGTCGCGGTGAGCCGCGACGGCGATCTGAGGGTGGGGCGATCAGAAAATCCAAAATACCATGTTACAAATAATAGGCACCGAAGATGATTATATTGAGGTTCAATAGAGAGAGATTATATATGAAAGATACACAAGAGAACCTTAGACTAGGAGCTTACACTAATACATTTGactattatattttaattattttataaaaataataatcaaaattaTATATTGAAAACCGTGTCGTATCCGGAACCTCATATATTTATAACTAGAACGAGTAATTAGCTAGCCTAGCCATGCTTTTTTCTTACCTTACTTTTCTTTTGAACGATTAACAGGCGCGCTGCACTTTCAATTAAGAAGATAGAAAGTTATGCCGATTAGAAACTTGATAAACTCCTCTAAAAAGCAACGCGGGATGCTAATCTTCGTTTGCTCCTTCGATATGTTCCAAGCCGTGTACATCAGGACTGACGTCGTCGTTCTTCGTTGCCTTGCTAAAAGATTGATCATGGAGGTATATGCTAGTTTCAAACTCCCAAGCTTCAGTGTGTCATCAATTGGTTGTGCCGCATGTGTGCGTGTAAGTGTTGGCCGGTGTATTCGGCACTGTGCTAGTCTGGCGTTCTTGCCTCTAGCTGAGCGTTGTTGTTTTTGGTGCTTCTCAGTTTGGTCAGGAGTgtgtatcttttgtttattAATACTAGCTAAGTGCCTGTATCTTgtcataaaaaatacaaatattatatATGGTAACATCGTTACACGTTCAAGTATGAAAATGTGGATGTGACATAGAAGTGCTACCGAAAGAATATATCAAGAGCgatgtcgtagtttgatttcagatgagatccaaaaaagagaaaattatccGCTAAttctttcctattttttttttacttttattaGAAAAATCGGTCTTATACTCATAACTGGTAAAAAGTGGAAAGACTGTAGAACAAGGATTGATAGAAAAGTGAGtgaattattcaaattttagttttttattggaaaaaatgtaacccctaaaagtcacttggattttgacttccccaaaagttattttgttgcaaaaagcgccctaaaggtttgattttgttgcaaaaacacctctaaaaattcaatttattttcaaaaaaatcacaaaaaaatctaaaaaaaactagagacaattctaagatcttttatgaaaaaaaattcaaaaataatatcttttacatcatatttcatggagagtaactttgaaaaaaaaagaaaaacatgcagttcatttattaattcaagctaaatgcatagttaattatttactaatccaaaaatcatgagacaaatttttttagtcttcttacatgatcctctatcttctaaaaagacatgaaatcttgaaatagttattgtaacgtgcaggaatgagtaaatgtgttgtagatagattaattcataactaatccataacatccccaaaattaatgaaacaactattattagtttacttaaacaattatttgtgtagaaaaaataatggtagacatgaaaaagttaaaataacatgagttaataaatgagctgcacatttttctttttttcttccaaactttctctccatgaaatatgatgcaaaggatattatttttgaaagaaaaaaattcacagaaggtcttctaattgtctctagttttgtctagaatttttttatgatttgtttttttttgaatttaaggGGGTTTTTTTGTAACAAAATCAaagttttggggggtttttttgcaacaaaacaactttttgaGGAGGGGAAGTTGTCGGATGATTAActcatgtcgcagggatcccgagagtcccctttttagagattcgaccggggttgatcctgaataagttcgtcggagaaataaatggaggtggaagtaaatgcaacggccggtgatGGGGGATGaagacctagtgcaagaagaagtaaatgcaccggaatttagacaggttcgggccgcacggcggcgtaataccctactcctgtatgaatgtaaataactgtcctgaggaagtccttCAAAGATGtttctggttacaagaatatctgtctaactaagagcttgtgGCTCCTTGTTGTTgggcagggactgtgccttgGGTTGATCTATGGTTCGGCTCTTGGTGTTTCTGTGTTCGCTTGTTGGGTCTTTCTTTTGATGGTTTTTTTTTGCCCCCCTTTCGGATGTATTGCTGGATATATCCCGGATGTTTTCTTATCTCTtccgtgctgccggctcttttatgcactcgccggctgatacatgccccgaacgggaaggagggggggcacaagtttcgaGGCGCTGCGACTGGGAAAGTCATCATCATTttttctgggcgaagtgaccggagggTGGAAAACgtggcgcacgcccggtcacctgtcaccataaacgccctggcaacgggcgccgtagagagggcccaccgggcagccgcagagcaacccggcgtgcccgccccgtcttgttcctctgacacagcagggcggcagacggaacaccttgatcctggcgatgttatcccgagacacaccggaagATACGGGataggacccgtgcaattaatagccccacgcctctctgccaaaacatagcaggaactgacaccgcggcgggagcagttgtggatgtcaggccacgcacgcccattaaatgcggcctcggacctctgaccgcttgacacctcatcggtgggcccctcgggggcctttctgggtcgtcggggcaccgagtgctcgggggtactgttcacctccccgagcactctcccccgagaatgcctatccttgccctcggggtaccgggtgctcgggggtactgttcacctccccgatcaccctctcccgagcactcttgcacgagccttcggggaaccgagtgctcgggggctgccacgtgcagccccaagcactctcttccgagcacttttgcacagatctttcggggaacagagagctcgggggctgccacgtgcagccccgagcactctctcccgagcactttcatgctgacccttggggaaccgagcgctcgggggttgCCGCACGCagtcctcgagcactctctcccggaacttagctcttctgatcgtcgagggactagggtgctcgggggcgaccgggcacctccccgagcactttcttcccggtacatagactctgcggatcatcggggaactggggtactcggggaccagggactgtggccccgagcgccttctcccgggactttgaactttcctcaccccgcaggagggaccttgtgggatggcgacacgtggcggataGCTGGCCTGGCTTCGGGAATCAGagaccctcggttcctgatacaccgacagaagtcaaaatccaagtgacttttggagatgattttacatttttttccttttttattagataagagaAAAACAGAGAAAAAGATGAGACGAGAACCAACTCTCTTGTcggtttattttaaaaaagtttaCTTAGTTTGTTTTCCTCTTCTTTCCCTGTTTCGTTTACAAGGCCAGCCGTTTACTCACCTTCTGACATCTGTCTGGAGAAAGTCTCCAAACAATTACGCACTAGGACCCAGAAAGCAACTGATGGACACGTAATACGTGCATATCCACGATGGTCTCGTTCCGCGTCCGGTCGCCGGAGTCCTACTCAGGTTAGATACCAAACCGTGTCCGTGTCGATCGGTCTCCTGCTATTGCACACGCCGCGGCGGCGACCACAACGACGATGACGTGAATTGTGCTCCGCTCCTTTATGTTAGAGAGAAACTTATGTCCGCGTGGATCCATTCCATCGCAACGGCGTGTCGTCACTGATTCCGACACAGGGAAAAAATTGGATCGGTATATTTGATATATCTGGTTTACTGTGAATCtcgatagaaaaaaattatcatatttattagtattttatttaaaattaatttaaattttatctAATATATCTAATAAATTGTGTTTTGTAGGGATCtcctataaattttatttagtaAAAGAAACCAGGTTCCGCACGGTGCAATTGGCAGGCGCGCACTATCGATCCCCGGGCCGGCGGGAAGCTTGAATAATTAACAATAAGTCACGTGTTTCACAAGCGATCGAGCCCAACTCTACGGCTACGCGCACTCACATTAAATAGGATCCCCCAAATTCGATAGCATCGCATCGCAACCTCACAACACAGCTCACTATTAGTGCACTACGACACTCTTGAAGTTAGCCAGCTGCTACTTGCTCCCCGGCGGCTTCCCAGTGTtccggagatggcggcggcggcgggcggaggCGGGAGGCGGTACGCGCTGCTGCTGGCGCTGAGGGACTCGGAGTACGCCAGGAAGCTGTACGGCGGGTACTACAACGTCTTCGTCGCCGCGCTGGGCGGCGAGGGCGAGAGGTGGGACAGCTTCCGCGTGGTGGACGGCGAGTTCCCCGCGCCGGAGGACCTGGCGAGATACGACGGCTTCGTGGTCAGCGGCAGCCCGCACGACGCGCACGGCGACGACGCCTGGATCCGCCGCCTGTGCGCGCTGATCCGGACCGTCCATGCCATGAAGAAACGGGTCCTCGGCATCTGCTTCGGACACCAGGTGAGTGCATGCTAAATGCCACAGAAATACAGAATGTTATTCAAACGTTGAAATGATCAAGTAACATCTGTTGACAAGTGGAGAGATGATTATTCATTCCGCCATTAACAATTTGGCCTTACTTTTTTCTTGTCTCGATTAGGTTTTGTGCCGAGCATTGGGGGGAAGGGTGGGCAAGGCGTGCGGCGGATGGGACGTCGGGGTGAGGAAGGTGACCTTCGTGCAGCACCCGGAGGGCTTCGAGTTCCACCGGGATCTCGAGGTCGAGCGGCTCCCCCAGAGCGCCTCCATCATCGAGGTGCACCAAGACGAGGTGCGTGCATGCATCAGTGCTGACAGCGCATGTGTATTTTATTTCTCCACTCTGCTTGCCAATGGTAGAAAAATTACCTGCAGCAACTTGGCATGTCGGTgccttgatatttgcattttttttctactaCCTTGTAGACGTACGAGATCATGCTGCCACTTGTGAATTGCcacctttttttctctcctagATATGCCGGGGGCTCCATGCACGGGAAAAGGTTCCTCTGACGTAGCTCGTTTTACGTCAGAGGAGCACAGTAATTGTGTCTGTTGCTACAGTTCTCTGACGTAGCTACAGTGTCAAGCAGTATTTTTAGTGCTGTTCACATGAGTACTGTTTATCGTGGTACTGTAGCAGATCATCTGATCCGTCGGTTCCAGATCGGACGTCCAAAATTGATTGGACTGCTCTCTGACGTAACGTCAGGGGATCCCATTCCCCATGCACGACCCTAGCTACTTGGGTCACATGTTGTGTTGCCTAAGTTTGACGTGTCctagttgatgagtgagttaCACCTGTGCAAAAAACAGTGCAGTGCTATTGCTATGGCTTGACCGGTACGTGTTGATCGATCATGCAGGTGTGGGAGATCCCGCCGCGGGCGAGGGTGCTGGCCTACTCGGAGAAGACGAGCGTGGAGGCGTTCGCGGTGGGGGAGCACGCGCTGGGCATCCAGGGACACCCGGAGTACACCACCGACATCCTCCACAACCTCATCGACCGGCTCACCAACGAGAACGCCATCCAGAGGTGCGTGGGCGAGGACGCGCGGCGGACGGCGGCGGAGACCGGCGGGCCGGACCGCAGGTTCTGGACGGCGCTCTGCAAGGGCTTCCTCGGGGGCGGAGGAGCAAGCAGCCGGCCGCCGCATGTGCCGATGCGCGAGTCGCCGGAGgtgagcagccgcgccgtcatCGGCTGCTTCGCCGCCGCTCCGATGGCGCCCCAGCTGGCTTGCAGCGCTAGTACCAGCATCAATTAGGTGGCTAGGGCTGCTGCACGTACGTAGTGAGTACGTACTACCTTTTCACTGCATGATTGGTGAGGCCCAGCTCCGGCATTCTTGCACGCGTTACACTGTGCTGCAGCTCTCGCTGCATGATTGGTGATGTActatttgaattttgatgccACGTGAACGGGACAAACAAAATTACTAGCCGTTTTTGATATCTTACAGTACCTTTGCAAGCACcgtaaaaaagagaaagaactcAACGCCACACCATATGAAAAGCGCGTAGGAGTTCCAAATTAAGGAGGCAGTGTAAATTCATCAGAGATCCGATGAAATTACAGCATTCCAAACGGGACATAGATGTATGTTTTTTGTTGTTGCCAAATGCCTGATTGATCATCGCCAATTTTTTAGCTACCAATTTGATATG
This genomic interval carries:
- the LOC133922553 gene encoding gamma-glutamyl peptidase 3-like, with translation MAAAAGGGGRRYALLLALRDSEYARKLYGGYYNVFVAALGGEGERWDSFRVVDGEFPAPEDLARYDGFVVSGSPHDAHGDDAWIRRLCALIRTVHAMKKRVLGICFGHQVLCRALGGRVGKACGGWDVGVRKVTFVQHPEGFEFHRDLEVERLPQSASIIEVHQDEVWEIPPRARVLAYSEKTSVEAFAVGEHALGIQGHPEYTTDILHNLIDRLTNENAIQRCVGEDARRTAAETGGPDRRFWTALCKGFLGGGGASSRPPHVPMRESPEVSSRAVIGCFAAAPMAPQLACSASTSIN